One genomic segment of Impatiens glandulifera chromosome 6, dImpGla2.1, whole genome shotgun sequence includes these proteins:
- the LOC124941086 gene encoding uncharacterized protein LOC124941086 encodes MEAHKERAEQMEREAEKITVAGRSNESLDQKVILVEEKAYEDVIRKAVTGGEVTGEEEMGNKVIKSPEDVLVFSRSVQKIDSSLE; translated from the coding sequence ATGGAGGCGCACAAGGAGAGGGCAGAGCAAATGGAGAGAGAAGCAGAGAAGATTACCGTTGCCGGTCGTTCAAATGAGAGTTTAGATCAAAAGGTAATATTGGTTGAAGAAAAGGCTTATGAAGATGTGATTCGCAAAGCCGTAACAGGTGGAGAAGTAACTGGAGAAGAAGAAATGGGTAATAAAGTGATTAAGAGTCCTGAAGATGTTCTTGTTTTCTCTAGGTCTGTCCAAAAGATCGATTCTTCTCTTGAATAA